From the Planktothricoides raciborskii GIHE-MW2 genome, the window ACATTTTGCCAATCGCCATATCTGTCCCCACCGCCAACACCCGACGACAAGACAGCGATCGGGCTTTACCTCCACCCACTCCGAGTCCGGGGGGTTCCTGACGCACGTCCCAAATCCACTGACCTTCCCGCAGCATTTGCCGCAATGCCGGTTTTTGGCCAAAAAAAGTATGTAAGCCATTCACCAAAGAAAGTCCAGAGGCGATCGCTGCCTCAATTTCTTGCACCCAATCATCGGGCAAAGCGCCCCCAGATGGGGCAATCCCAATCGCCAAAACATTCGGCTGATAAACTAACGCCTCACCCACCGATGCCACAATCGGCACATCCTGGGCAACTCCTGTCAGTTCAAACAAATTTTTTCCCGCACAATCGCGATCGATCGCCGCCACAATTTGCGCTTGACTATAACGCAGTAGGGTTAAACCTGTTTTCCCTGTCTGCCCCAAAATGCCGCCATGCAGCAGAATCGCCACCCGATGACTACTGGTTAAAAACATCTCTATTTCACTCCTAAACCTGGTAAATAATTCGGCATCAAACACCCATTATCCATAATCGCGCCGGTAAAAGGATCGTCCGTTAAATTCATATGACTATCCAAATCTAGATAATCCGCCAAAGGGGACAGATGCGCCATAGCCGTATTCGCCAATATACTATCAGAATAACAACCAAACATCACCTTTAACTTACAAGCTTTTGCCGTATAAATTGCTCGCATAGCTTCCGTTAAGCCTCCACATTTCATTAACTTAATATTCACCCCATGCACCCGGTCAGCCAACTTGGGAATATCCACACTGGTAAAACAGCTTTCATCCACAAAAATCGGTAAAGGGGCTTGTTCATAAAGTTCTAATAATTGCTTTCTCTCTTTCACCGGCAGCGGTTGTTCCACATATTCCACCCCATGAGTGGCTAACCACGCACACATTTTTTTCGCATCTTTCAGATTCCAACCGGCATTGGCATCAACACTAATTTTCGTCCCTTCTGGGGCGGATTCCAACACTGCCATAAACATCGCTTGATCCGCAGCAATTCCTGCCGGAGAACCCAGTTTAATTTTTATCGCTTTTACCGGAGTAACATTCAGCCAATCTCGCAATCTTTCTTTTGCCCCTGCGGGGGAATTAATCCCAATAGTGACAGAAGTAGGAACAATATTTGCCAGTTGTAATCCCCACAATTTCCACAAAGGCATTCCGACTTTTTTGCCTAACCAATCATGTAAAGCCACATCAATGGCTGCTTTCGCCGCTGAAGGCATTTTCATGGTCTTGATAATTCTTTCTATTCTTTGGCGATCGCAGGGATCAAGACTATCAGCAATCATTGACATTCGTTGCAAACCATCGACGATATCCGCCGTTGTTTGCTGCATTTCTCCAATAGAAAAAGGAGTCGCCTCTCCCCAGCCTGAAATTCCATCTTGTTCGATTTTCACCAAAACATTTTGACTCTCAGCCGTCGTGCCCCGACTAATCGTCAAAGCAAAGCGTTTATGCACCGTAAAAGTTTCGATGGAAAGTTTCATAATTTGAATCAATTTGAAATACAATAATCATATCGGGCATCAGATCGGGTTTTAATCGCTGATGTAGGGTGGGCATTCCCCACCCATTCCCTATATACAGGTTTTAAATATAGAGAATAGAGAAAGGGTCAGTCTTTTGTAAATCAGTCCCTAGCAAATTTGCATAAAACCGATTATCTTTAAACTAACCTAAGTTTAAATCTCCATTAACCGCCAGTATGATTGCCCTTTTATCTTCTGTCATTCCCGTAGCCTTGATTGTCCTGATGGGGTTTTATGCCGGTAAAACCCTAGAATTAGATCAGCCGACTCTCTCTCGTGTAGTCCTCTATGTTCTTTCTCCCGCTTTAATTGTGGATAGCTTATATCGTACCACAATGAATACCGAAAATATGCTGGGCATTTTTGCGGGATTTATCCTCACTTATCTGTTATTATGTTTGTTGGTATGGGTAGTGGGAAAACAATTTAGCTTATCACCAGCCACCCAAAAAAGTTTACTAGCTACCACCTCTTTTCCCAATACCGGAAATCTGGGTTTGCCGGTCAATTTATTTGCCTTTGGGGAAGCAGGTTTAGAACGGGCGATCGTCTATCTTATCGCCTCTAGTCTTGTCACTTTTAGCACCGGCCCAGCTTTTTTGAAAGGGGGAAGTTTTTGGTCTGGATTGCGGTTTACCCTGAAACTGCCGCTAATTTGGGCGATGGTTTTTGGCGTATTGTTGCGGTTATTTGGTAGTGAATTACCGTTTAAATTAGATCAGGGTTTACATCTGGTAGCCCAAGCCGCAGTGCCGATCGCCTTATTACTATTAGGAATGCAAATTGCCAATAGTACCTGGCAATTTTCCCCCTATGAAGGGGCGGCAAGTTTTATGCGTTTAGTGGTGGGTTCAGTGGTGGCATACTTATCAGGCAAACTCTTAGGATTAACCGGCTTAGATTTGCAAGTTTTGGTCTTACAAAGTTCAATGCCAGCGGCAGTTAATTCCTTTTTAATGGTAAACGAATTTGGCGGCGATGCCCCCAGAACTGCTAGAGTAGTGGTGGCTTCTACTTTATTGGGATTTGTCACCTTGCCCGTGGTAATTTGGGCGATCGCTGACTTATAGCGCTTCGCGCTGGGAGGGAATAGGTAATAGGGAACAGGGAACAAGAAAAACGTCAACGGCGTTTTGAGAATTAAACTGTAATAGCAGAGGAAAATGTACAATTACATAACATTAGACTCCTGGCAAAATACCGATATCGCTCCCCCCAACCCCCCTTAAAAAGGGTGGTTTTTAGAATAAAAGCAATAATTTTATTATATTATCATATAACCTTATACAACCAATAAATTATCTACTAAAATCTAAGCAATATGAATTTTGCTCCCGCATTTCCAAAAGAAAAAATTAATCAGATTCTCTGTATTGTCTTATTATTCAGTTCCACCCTATTTCCTTTACGGATTTTACCAGGAAATACCCGGATTGATAGTCTGCTGATTCCCATCGCCGCTTGCTTATTAATTTTTCAGAATTTAACCCACTGGCAAACGGTCTGGAAAACCAATAGAAAAATATTATTAACTTTGACCTTATTTTATGGCTGGATTTGGGTTTGTGCGGCGTTTAGTCTTTATGTAAAAACGGCGATTAAATATAATATCATGTATTCGATTGATATTTTAATATTTTTAGCATTTTTGCTAATGACTGTCGCTCATAACCTGACCAACATATATCACAAATATCATAGAATTATTTTTAATTTTTTAGCTTTGCTGGGATTTATCGGATTGGTCGAATATTTTTTTCCAGAGAACTGGTTTTTTGAAGTATTCGGAGCCTATAACTATCTGGGTCACTATCCCCAAGTCAGTTCATTAATGCAAAATCCCAATCAGTTTGGCACAGTTATGGCGATTGGGTTGGGTCTGGGGATGATTTTAAAAAAAGCACGAGTAATCCAGGATTATGAGTTTTATCCAGGAATGTTTTGCTTATTTATGTCCCTGGCTTTAGCCGCGAGTCGGAATGCCTGGATTGTGTTTGTTTTATTGATGGTATTGGGATTAATTTATCGGCTACTAACCCTGAAGGAAGCAATTATTTATAGTGCAATTTTTATCTTTACCTTACTATTTTTTCCGATTCCCACCTACCGCTTGGGACTCAAAGGTAGTGAGATTTTCCCCTTGATTGATTGGTTGACCCAGACTCAGGCAGAACCCAGGGGTTCAATTCCCGATCCTCAAAGTACCGCCATGTCCAGATTTCTCCTGTGGAAAACCGCGATCGCGCAAATTATTCAGCATCCGATTACGGGCATTGGCATTGGGGTTTTTGCCGAACATATTAGCCCACAAGTGATGGGACGGGTGGGATTACACGCCCATAATATTTTTCTAAATATCGGCGCCGAAACCGGCATTCCTGGATTGTTGATTTTTTTAGGTTTGTTAGGCCAAATTATGCTTCAAGCCACTCTGAAAAATGGGCCGGTGATTATTTTTGTAATTCTCTTATTAGTGTCACAATTACCCGACTTTTTTATCGCCGATTTCACCTTTATGATAGTGGCGCTATATTTCTTGGCGATCGCCTGTCAGCAGGGGAGCGAGGGTGTAGGGTGTAGGGTGTAGGGTGTAGGGGTTTGAGGGGGTGTAGGGTGTAGGGTGTAGGGTGTAGGGGTTTGAGGATGCATAGGATGCATAGGATGCATAGGATGCATAGGATGCATAGGATGCATAGGAAAATTCTCTCTTTTCTTTTCTCTATTCTCTTTTCTCTATTCTCTTTTCTCTCTTCCCCCCACACCGATGGCGGCCGATGGCGGCCCCCCAATTAAAAACCCCCAGCGATCGCCGGGGGTTTTTAACTTTGACATTATTTTATAATAACTGCCAGATTGATCGTCAATTAAACTGGATTAAATGACTAACTCATCGAGGCACCAGAGCGATCGTAGCTCGTCCGCACATCTGAGCGGATTTGGCCTTGAATGGTGGTGCAACCGTCGTCCGTGGTATCAAGACCCACTTCTTCATTAGTGCGAGCCAACATTGCTTGTTGACGATTTTTAGCCGTGTGATGGTGACGCATCATTAAATCGCGGGCTTGATCTTCAGTAGACATAGAACGTTTCTCCAAAAAATGTATTGATAATGTTGCTTAATTGACGGCTGTAATCAAGGATAATTGTTAGCTCATGGTCGAGCCAGAACGGTCATAACTGCTGCGGAAATCCGATCGCACTTTGCCTTGAATTTTGGTGCAATAGTCAGCGGCATCGATTCCCACTTCTTCAGCGCTACGGGTCAACATAGATTGTTGACGATTTTTGACCATTAAAGAATGACGCATCATTAAAGCGCGGGCTTGATCTTGAGCAGACATAGAATTATCCTCCAGGAAATTTATTATTGTTTTTCTTCAACTCAAAAACTTAAAGTAAGGTCATCGCGGGGCTAAATTTTGCGAAAACCCGATTACATTTTGCCTTGAATCTTGCTGTTATCAGGGGCATTCAGACCCACTTCTTCGGCACTACGAGCTAACATAGCTTGCTGACGATTTTTGGCTAAATGAGAGTGACGCATCATTAAAGCGCGGGCTTGATCTTGTGTAGACATCGAATTAATCTCCAGAAAATTTATTATCGTTTTTGTTCAACTGAAATAGCGGTCAGATGGAATTAAGATGGATTAAGATGGGATGAATCCCTAGCTCATGGTGGATCCAGAGCGATCATAGCTAACGCGGAAATCCGATCGCATTTTGCCTTGAATCTTGCTGCAATAGTCGCCGACATCAACACCGACTTCTTCAGCGCTGCGGGTCAACATGGACTGCTGGCGATTCTTGACCATTTGCGAGTGACGCATCATTAAAGCGCGGGCTTGATCTTGAGTAGACATTCTAATTGCCTCCTACTTCCTGAGTGGTGCTCAGTGGGTTGTTTGTCTTGACTCTTTTACTATAAACCATAATTCTGTATTAAAAAATACTATTTTTGTTTTTGTAATAAAACTTAACATTTGACCATAAAATGACTCAAATTCTTGAATGGCAAGTGTTTTGAGTTTTTTCTGCCCCCAAAATATAAGAAAATATCAGAAAACCCTGACAATTTTTTTTCGGGAAAAAATCCCTTGATTCCGTAGCGGTACAGAGAGTTTTAGCCAAAAATATGCAAATTAAATGAATTTAAAATTTATTTTGCGCCGCTACTGCTCAAAAATTGGCTCAAAAAGCTGTGGCGCGATCGCCTCTGGTCAACCCAGAAGATGCTAGAAAAGAACCGGGGATGGTGGGATGGGGGGTTAATTCCCGCCAGTGAGTCCCATGATTCTCCGGCTTGAAATTAACTGCGAAAATTAACTGCAAACGATATTGTCTTATGGGTTTTCGGCAACTGGCAACCGGGCTACTGATTTTACTGACGCTGTTTTGCCCTTTACCAGCTTGGGCACAAGCCACCAAATACTATCCGCCGCCTGCGTCCTACTCCCACTCCGTGCAAACCGGCAAGGACTTTTCTGGGCAAAATCTGCGATCGGCGGAGTTTGCTAATTCTAGCTTACAACGGACGAATTTTAGCCAAGTCCAAGCAGAAGGGGCGATTTTCAGTGGTTCCGTAATGACTGAAGCCTCTTTATCTAGCGGTGATTTTACCAATGCCATGCTGGATTTAACGGATTTTACCGGGTCGGATTTTCGTGATGCGGTGTTTGTGGAGGCGATTTTCCTCGGTTCTACTTTCGATCGCGTGGATATCACTGGGGCTGATTTCACCGATGCGCTTTTAGATGGGGCACAGGTAAAACAACTCTGTGCGATCGCCACTGGGGTAAATTCTAAGACGGGTGTAAAAACCCGCGATTCTTTATTTTGTCCTTAAGTTATGAAACGAATCGGAGTCATCGGTGGCGGACAACTTGCTTGGATGATGGCAAGTGCGGCCAAAAAATTGGGTGTGTCCTTAGTGGTGCAGACACCCCATCTCACAGACCCCGCAGTTCCCCTTGCTTCAGACGTAATCCAAGCCGCGATCGCCGATGGGTCAGCCACGGCCCAGTTAGCCAAAATCTGTGATGTGATTACCTTTGAAAACGAGTTTGTGGATCTCGATGCTTTAGGGAAACTCGAACAACAGGGAATTTGTTTTCGACCCAAGCTATCCGTCTTAGCCCCTTTGCTGGATAAATACGATCAGCGATGCTACTTACGAGACATTGGGCTACCCGTCCCCAAATTTATCGCCGTGGAAAACCGGGAATCCTTCGCCCAACTAGGGGCGGAAATTGGTTGGCCATTGGTAATGAAAGCCCGACGCCACGGCTATGACGGCCAAGGGACGGTGATTCTGCGGGATTTGCCTGCCTTAGAAGCCGCTTGGGAAAAATGGGGCTGTCCGTCAGTATTAATAGAAGAGTTTGTGCCGTTTGAGCAAGAATTAGCGATCGTTGCGGCGCGATCGCCCTCTGGGGAAATAGCCATTTATCCCATTGTCCAAACCCAACAGGAAAATCAAGTCTGTCACCGAGTCATTGTTCCCGCAGACATTTCCCCTGCCTTGGCGACAGAGTGCCAACAGATTGCCCAAACCTTACTCAATAGTCTAGAAGCCGTGGGCATCTTTGGCATTGAACTCTTTTTAGCCCCAGGCGATCGCCTATTAGTCAATGAAATCGCCCCACGGACGCACAACTCCGGCCACTTCAGCCAAGACGGGGCAAAAACCTGCCAATTTGAGCAACATCTCCGGGCCGTCAGTGACTTGCCCCTGGGCAGTACCGAACTCATCGGCCAAGGCGCCCTCATGGTCAACCTCTTGGGATATGAATCCTCCCATGACGACTATCAAGCCAAACGACAACAACTGGCGCAAATTCCCAGCGCCCGCGTCCACTGGTACGGCAAAAGCGAATCCCGTCCGGGACGTAAACTCGGTCATGTCAATGTCGTCCTTGACCAAAAAACCGACCATGAACCCGTATCTGCCACCCTGAGTAAAATTGCTCAAACCATAGAATCGATTTGGTATCCTCATCAGGATTAGCAAACAGGATTAGCAAATATTTTTGTTGGGACTATTGCAATAAAAACCAAATTCGGTACAATAGAAACAGGTAAAGCTGCAACGTTGGTGACTGCCAATACTGTTTTATGATCTATGCTTTATCTATAAGGGAACCAAAAATAGATCCAGTGGCAGTAGACCGAGCTTGTACTCGGAAACTTTAAACAGGACATAATGTTCCCACCTGACGTTCGTCAGGTCAAAAACTGAGGTAAAACGGCGTTGCGGTGAGCCATTTCCCCTTAACTAGCAGGTGCTAGAAAGGGGCTTTTTTTTATCTTGGTTTGGGAAGAGAGGGTGTGGGGCCGCCATCGGCCGCCATCGGCCGCCATCGGTGTGGGGGGAAGAGAGAAAAGAGAATAGAGAAAAGAGAATAGAGAATTTTCCTATGCATCCTATGCATCCTATGCATCCTATGCATCCTATGCATCCTCTCTTCCCCTACACCCTACACCCTACACCCTACACGACGGCGGCTTCCCCCTACACCCTACACCCTACACCCTACACCCCGCTCCCATGCAAATAACAAATAACGAATAACAAAATTAACCGATCTTCCGTTTACGGTTCGGTAAGATTATAATCTTGGATGTTCTATCGCCGAAAAAAATTGCTTATGGCTCGGTACACTAGCTTTTATCGTATTGCCTGCGATCCAGACCGTCTTGGACTATTGGTGGCAGATATTTTGCAGTCTTGTCATTTTCATATTCTTTATGAAAGTGATGATTACATCATGGCTAGAGAAATCTCAGCCGATGTGCCATTTTCTAAGCTAGTCACCGTAGAAGTTACCCTAACAAAAAAATACAAATACGATGAGGAAGTCCGGATGAATGTGGTAGTAAAAACTGATGCTTTACCTTTGCACGCAGATAATCATTGTCGGCAAATCTTTGATTTGATTTGCGAGGTGATTCACGATACTAGGCAGTGGCAAATTCTGGAACAAGCAGTGGGATAAAATTAAAAGAGAATGATATGAACGAGCCTCTCTCATTGATTGGATCGCAAACCCTGTTTAAAAAATTGGTTTAATAGGAAGTAGAGACGTTATCGCTAACGTCTCTACATAAAATCAGAAAGATGGTTCAAGGTGGCTAATTTTTCTGGGTTGTGATTGGTGAAAGTAATTTTGCCCGCCGCAATAGTAAAGAATTGGTGACAACACTCACGGAACTAAAGGCCATCATTGCCCCGGCTGTTGAGGGGCTGAGAATGATGCCCCATTGGGGTAAAAGTAGCCCCGCCGCAATGGGAATTCCTAGGGTATTGTAGACGAATGCCCAAAATAAGTTTTGGCGAATTTTGTTAAAGGTGGCGCGACTGAGTTGGATAGATTTCACTACATCAATTAAGCTGTTACGCATTAACACAATGCCCGCAGTTTCTACGGCTACGTCGGTACTGCCATGTAAGCTAATGCCAATGTCCGCTTGGGCTAAGGCTGGGGCGTCGTTGATGCCGTCGCCAACCATTGCTACTATATGACCGGCAGTTTGTAAGGTGCCGATCGCCTGGGCCTTGGCTGCGGGAAGGACACCGGCAAATACATCATTTTCCTCAATTCCCAGTTGTTGCGCGATCGCCTGGGCAGTTTCGGGGCGATCGCCGGTCAGCATGACGACCCGCAAACCCATGTCCTGTAAATTTTTTACGGTTTCTTTAGCATCCGGTCTAAGTTGGTCTTTGAGGGCAATGCATCCTCGCAGTTGATTTTCCAGGGCAACATAGACCAAGGTTTTACCTGAGAATGACTCATTTTCTGACTCATTTTCTGACTCATTTTCTAACTCATTTTCTACAGGTTCTAAGGTAATCCCATGCTGTTGTAACCATTGGGCAGTCCCCACGAGAACCTTTTCCCCGGCAACGGTGGCAGAAATCCCTAAACCCGGTTCGGTATAAAAGTCTTTAGCATCGAGAAGCGGTAAACCTTGCTGTTCGGCGGCTTGTAAAATTGCGATCGCCAGGGGGTGATTTGTCCCTTGTTCCGCGCTGGCAGCCAGTTGCAACAGTTTTTCCTGACTTTTCGCCCCTTCGCTAACTTCCCCTAGTAAAATACAATCTGTCACCACGGGATAACCAGCGGTGAGGGTGCCGGTTTTATCAAAAATTACGGTATCTAATTGTTTGACTCGTTCGAGAATATCTCCGCCGCGAATCAGTAAACCCTGTTCTGCCCCCACCCCAGTCCCGACTAAGATCGCGGTGGGTGTGGCAAGACCGAGGGCACAAGGACAGGCAATGACTAGGACGGCGATCGCTAATTTTAAACTTAATAATAGCGGTGAGGGGTGAACGGGCATTTCGGCGACATGGGTGAGGGAATGCCCCACAGCGATCGCGTCTGGCCAAATTTTGCTGCCTGCAAAGTACCAGAATAAAAAGGTGAAAGTGGCAATGGTCATTACCCCATAAGTAAAATAACCGGCCACTGTATCGGCTAATTGTTGAACTGGGGCTTTGCGAGTTTGGGCTTGTTCTACCAAACGGATAATTTGGGCCAGGGTGGTGTCCGACCCGGTACGAGTGACCCGGAAGGCGATCGCCCCGGACTGATTCAAACTCCCCCCGGTGACTATATCTCCTGGTTGTTTGGCTACGGGGATAGCTTCCCCAGTCAGCATCGATTCATTAACGCTGGTATTGCCGAGAACCACTTCCCCATCTACGGGGATTTTTTCTCCGGGCAATACTTGCAAAAATTCCCCAACTCGGACACGGTCGGCGGGAATTTCTATGGCGGATGCGGGATTTTGCAGGGTTTGGGCGTCGGCTGATTTGCCCAAAAGTCGGGCGGTGGTTGGTTTGAGGGTCAGCAATGCTTGTAATGAAGCAGCGGCGCGGTGTCTCGCCAGTTTTTCCAGGGTACGACCGAGGAGGATGAAACCCAGTAACATTACAGGTTCATCAAAGAAACATTCCCAGCCGAGTTTTGGATAAAGCAGGGCAACGGTACTGGCAAAATATGCACTCAAAGCGCCCAAACCCACTAAGGTGTTCATGTTGGGGCTGCCATGCCACCAACCGCGCCAACCGTCGAGGACGATCGCCCGTCCGGGAAGTAATAGGGCGGCGGTGGCGAGGCCAAAATGAAACCAAATTCCCCCCAGCCAAGGGAAATGAACGATATGTCCGACGCCAGAAAGGACGATCAGCAAGGCAGCGATCGCTAGTTGGGCAATAGTGGCGCGAATTTCTTGCTGTTGGCGTTTGATGACTTCCGTGTAGGGGCGATCGCCCATTAGTGGATTAAACGCCGGACGCGGTTGGGTGGGAAAACCCGTGGCGGTGAGGCGATCGGCCAGTTCCACGGGGTTGACTGCCCCGACTTGGCATTCCACCGCAGCCATTTCCGTCACCAGGTTCACACAAGCAGAAATCACCCCAGACTGTTGGGTTAACTGACGTTCCACCGCTTTGACACAGCCCGCACATTTCATTCCCCCCACGTCCAGGACGATGGTTTCTACAGGAATTTTTAGATTTATTTCCGAATTATTCACCATTAAATTTGCAAATTTGCGATATTTTGCGATCGATTTAAGTTTCTATTGCAGTTATAGCAACCTGCTAATTATAGATGCAAATCATCTAGAGAATTTGACGATAAAATTTTAAGGGTAATCCGGTGCGCCGCTTCACATCAATTACGGTTTTATAGTCGCCCCTTTGTTCGCGTTCGTTGACAATTTTCATGGCTACAGCAGAGTCAAGTCCGCAAGCGACTAACTCGGAAATTGAATGGGTATTTAACCGCCGCCAAGATAAGTCTAATTCTTTTTTATAGTCGTAAGTAAAGGTAATCAACGGGGTAATTCGCTTGACGGTACTTTCGGGAATTCCCACCAAGTCGGTTAATTCCTCTGGGTCGGTAAAAATATAGCCTTCATTGCGTAAAGCTTCAATATCATTGGCATAGACAATGGGCAGTTCTAATTGATAAACCAGTTCGTTTTTAGAACATTGATTGATGTCAAGTTTGTCCCGCAAACCGGCAATTATTGACGAGGTTACTGCATCCTCTGGTAAGGGCAAGTGCTTGGGATAGGTTTTAATCAAAAAGGGTTTTCTGAGATAAAATGCTAACCCAATTTGCGTCAACCAAATCGGCAGAAACCAGGGAGTTTCTGTTAAAAATAATGCCCCCCCGGTTAACGTTAATCCCAAGGCGATCCAAGAGTTGGTCTTGGTTTTTTCCCCGGCAAAGGCGATCGCCAATCCGCCAAACCCTGGAACCGCAGACCACCAGACCCATTTGGGAATTTGTTGAAACCAATTTGAATTATTTTGTGGCACTTTCACTTAATCTATTTGATTCGCTATATTCTACAAGTTATTTAATAATTTTTGGCGTTTTTCTTCATATTCTTCCGCCGTAATCACTCCTTCCTCATATAATTTTTTCAATTCAAATAAGGTTTGGGTAACCCGATCAGCAGAAAGTCCGGGCTGGGAATTGCTGTAATTCTGAGGCAGCATTGACCAATTATATTTTCGGTTAAAGGCTTCTTCAGATGTGAGGACTAACCCAATAAAATCAAAAATTGCTAAAATCGCCGGAATAAATGTCCAACTAAATAGGAAGTATAGCAAACCGGCTACATTATTTCCTAAGTAAAATTTATGAATGCCAATCCCACCTAAAAAAAAGGCAAGCAGAGCAGCAACCCATTTATTTTTCATAACCTTTCCTTGCAACTGTCAGTGATTGATTTTGGACACACTCCCGATGGTGCGGACGAAGCATTGGTGACTAAATCTTTGGCAGCCAATTAAAGATGATGGCGGCCAATAGTCCCCCCTCTACTTGATTTTATTAAATTTGCTTGATTTAGCTAAAAGAAAATAAATCCCCAGCAGACCAACGGGAATTTCCAGAATAATAAAATAACTTTTTAACAGAACAGATAGTCCGGTGGCGGAAGTTAAAGAAAACGCCAAGATGCCAAACCCTGCGTAGGGGATAAACCGCCAGAAGTTTAGATAGGCTTGGGTTAGGGGATGATGGGAGTCTGCCATATTGTTGCGCGACCAATTCTATATAAGTAGGACTTACGCAAATTGCTTTATACAACTGTTATTCAACCCTTTTAGGTTGGGGTGAGAAAGCGCGATCGCGCCCTACCAGATATAGAGGTAATGCGTAAGTCCTAATAATAATATTGTGACGCTCAACTGGCTGAAACGTCAAGGGATCCCCCCTGGGCGGTAGGGGCTGGGGGGATGAGGGGCTGGGGGCTGGGGGGCTGGGGAGAGTGAATAGTGAATAGTGAATAGTAAATAATGAATAGTGAATAATGAATAGTGAATAATGAATAGTGAATAGTGATAATTCTTTTGTACGGGCGTCCTTGCGAAGCATAATCCGTCAGGCTATATGGCCAGAAAGCCCCTACGACTTTTCACTTTCCCCGCGCCCCTGCGGGAATCAAAGGATTTGCTGTTAAGCCTTGGTTTTCCTATTTTGATTAGCTAGTTTTGATTAGCTAATCTGACCCAAAAATTCATTTTTATTTCACGGTTATTTCATTTTTATTTCATTTTTTGCCAATAAAAAAATTGCCTAAATTCAGAAAAAATTTGTGTTAGATTTATAGCAGAATAAAACCAGAATCAAACTTGAGTAGGGCATCGGTAATGGATCTCGTTAGTAGTATATTAATTGCTTTTGGTTTATCCGCAGATGCTTTTGCGGTGTCTGTGAGTAGTGGCATGACCCTCAAAGGGGTGAGAATTGAGGACGCCGTAAGAATTGCGACGTTTTTTGGCGGTTTTCAAGCGTTTATGCCGGTGGTCGGATGGTGGGCAGGGATGGGATTTCGCGATGCGATCGCCACCTTTGACCATTGGATTGCATTTGGTTTACTAGCTTTCATTGGTGGTAAAATGATTTATGAGGCGCTGCATCCCGATACGGATGAAGATAATGTTCGGGATACCCGCAATCTTTATACGTTATTGCTGTTAGCGATCGCCACCAGTATTGATGCGTTAGCGGTGGGTTTAGGATTTTCTTTGCTATCAATTTCTATCTCTTTGCCAGTGATTCTGATTGGTGTGATTACGTTTATGATGTCATTTTGTGGCGTTTTTTTGGGCAAAAAATTTGGCGAATTGTTTTCTAGTCAAGTAGAAATTATTGGCGGCTGTATTTTAATTTTGATTGGCACAAAAATTTTATTTGAACATCTA encodes:
- a CDS encoding mandelate racemase/muconate lactonizing enzyme family protein: MKLSIETFTVHKRFALTISRGTTAESQNVLVKIEQDGISGWGEATPFSIGEMQQTTADIVDGLQRMSMIADSLDPCDRQRIERIIKTMKMPSAAKAAIDVALHDWLGKKVGMPLWKLWGLQLANIVPTSVTIGINSPAGAKERLRDWLNVTPVKAIKIKLGSPAGIAADQAMFMAVLESAPEGTKISVDANAGWNLKDAKKMCAWLATHGVEYVEQPLPVKERKQLLELYEQAPLPIFVDESCFTSVDIPKLADRVHGVNIKLMKCGGLTEAMRAIYTAKACKLKVMFGCYSDSILANTAMAHLSPLADYLDLDSHMNLTDDPFTGAIMDNGCLMPNYLPGLGVK
- a CDS encoding AEC family transporter: MIALLSSVIPVALIVLMGFYAGKTLELDQPTLSRVVLYVLSPALIVDSLYRTTMNTENMLGIFAGFILTYLLLCLLVWVVGKQFSLSPATQKSLLATTSFPNTGNLGLPVNLFAFGEAGLERAIVYLIASSLVTFSTGPAFLKGGSFWSGLRFTLKLPLIWAMVFGVLLRLFGSELPFKLDQGLHLVAQAAVPIALLLLGMQIANSTWQFSPYEGAASFMRLVVGSVVAYLSGKLLGLTGLDLQVLVLQSSMPAAVNSFLMVNEFGGDAPRTARVVVASTLLGFVTLPVVIWAIADL
- a CDS encoding O-antigen ligase family protein; amino-acid sequence: MNFAPAFPKEKINQILCIVLLFSSTLFPLRILPGNTRIDSLLIPIAACLLIFQNLTHWQTVWKTNRKILLTLTLFYGWIWVCAAFSLYVKTAIKYNIMYSIDILIFLAFLLMTVAHNLTNIYHKYHRIIFNFLALLGFIGLVEYFFPENWFFEVFGAYNYLGHYPQVSSLMQNPNQFGTVMAIGLGLGMILKKARVIQDYEFYPGMFCLFMSLALAASRNAWIVFVLLMVLGLIYRLLTLKEAIIYSAIFIFTLLFFPIPTYRLGLKGSEIFPLIDWLTQTQAEPRGSIPDPQSTAMSRFLLWKTAIAQIIQHPITGIGIGVFAEHISPQVMGRVGLHAHNIFLNIGAETGIPGLLIFLGLLGQIMLQATLKNGPVIIFVILLLVSQLPDFFIADFTFMIVALYFLAIACQQGSEGVGCRV
- a CDS encoding pentapeptide repeat-containing protein, encoding MGFRQLATGLLILLTLFCPLPAWAQATKYYPPPASYSHSVQTGKDFSGQNLRSAEFANSSLQRTNFSQVQAEGAIFSGSVMTEASLSSGDFTNAMLDLTDFTGSDFRDAVFVEAIFLGSTFDRVDITGADFTDALLDGAQVKQLCAIATGVNSKTGVKTRDSLFCP
- a CDS encoding 5-(carboxyamino)imidazole ribonucleotide synthase, translated to MKRIGVIGGGQLAWMMASAAKKLGVSLVVQTPHLTDPAVPLASDVIQAAIADGSATAQLAKICDVITFENEFVDLDALGKLEQQGICFRPKLSVLAPLLDKYDQRCYLRDIGLPVPKFIAVENRESFAQLGAEIGWPLVMKARRHGYDGQGTVILRDLPALEAAWEKWGCPSVLIEEFVPFEQELAIVAARSPSGEIAIYPIVQTQQENQVCHRVIVPADISPALATECQQIAQTLLNSLEAVGIFGIELFLAPGDRLLVNEIAPRTHNSGHFSQDGAKTCQFEQHLRAVSDLPLGSTELIGQGALMVNLLGYESSHDDYQAKRQQLAQIPSARVHWYGKSESRPGRKLGHVNVVLDQKTDHEPVSATLSKIAQTIESIWYPHQD